From Deferrisoma camini S3R1, the proteins below share one genomic window:
- a CDS encoding M24 family metallopeptidase, with amino-acid sequence MTRVPNPPTYHPGPAAQPVPAEEIRGRIERFRRALRDRGVAGALLTHRPDRFYLAGTTQEGFLWIPSAGEPELWILRDPTRAARESPVRVVPVGSGRDLWQRTARAVGEGAVGIAADVMPAAWLGRLGSDRWEDVAPDLLGLRRRKTPWERERMAGVGRTVARVYEYGAARLRPGVTEAVFAAELFAEAVRWGHEGRLWSRGTFEAYPWHVVAGPNTLAAGAVDTPMPGVGRSPAFPVGASDRPIHEAEPVVVDFGISVGGYQTDQTRTFCLGPAPAWLADLHRALLDVHRTAAALLRPGVQAGEVFEAALRRAEALGIEGYLGPPERRCRFVGHGVGIETVEPPLIAEGSREVLAEGDTIALEPKAVVPGLGGAGVEDTFLVTADGPVRLTPMPQELWGVERGPTTGDP; translated from the coding sequence ATGACGCGCGTTCCCAATCCCCCAACCTATCATCCGGGCCCGGCCGCGCAACCCGTGCCGGCCGAGGAGATCCGCGGCCGGATCGAGCGGTTCCGACGGGCCCTCCGGGACCGCGGCGTGGCGGGCGCGCTCCTGACCCACCGGCCGGACCGGTTCTACCTGGCGGGAACCACCCAGGAGGGGTTCCTGTGGATCCCGTCGGCCGGGGAGCCGGAGTTGTGGATCCTGCGGGACCCCACGCGGGCCGCCCGGGAGAGCCCCGTGCGGGTGGTGCCGGTGGGGTCGGGTCGGGATCTGTGGCAGCGGACCGCCCGCGCGGTCGGAGAGGGCGCGGTGGGGATCGCGGCCGACGTGATGCCCGCGGCCTGGCTGGGACGGCTCGGATCCGACCGTTGGGAGGACGTGGCCCCGGACCTGCTCGGCCTGCGGCGCCGCAAGACGCCGTGGGAGCGGGAGCGGATGGCCGGGGTGGGCCGGACCGTGGCCCGGGTGTACGAGTACGGGGCCGCCCGCCTGCGGCCGGGGGTCACCGAGGCCGTGTTCGCGGCGGAGCTGTTTGCCGAGGCGGTCCGATGGGGCCACGAGGGCCGGTTGTGGTCCCGGGGGACCTTCGAGGCCTACCCTTGGCACGTGGTGGCCGGCCCGAACACCTTGGCCGCCGGCGCGGTGGACACCCCCATGCCGGGGGTGGGCCGGTCCCCGGCGTTTCCGGTGGGCGCGAGCGACCGGCCGATCCACGAGGCCGAGCCGGTGGTGGTGGACTTCGGGATCAGTGTGGGCGGATACCAGACCGATCAGACCCGGACCTTCTGCCTGGGCCCGGCGCCGGCGTGGCTCGCGGACCTCCACCGGGCGCTGCTGGACGTGCACCGCACCGCTGCGGCCCTCCTCCGGCCCGGGGTGCAGGCCGGAGAGGTGTTCGAGGCGGCCCTCCGCCGGGCCGAGGCCCTGGGGATCGAGGGGTATCTGGGGCCGCCGGAGCGCCGGTGCCGGTTCGTGGGGCACGGGGTGGGCATCGAGACCGTGGAGCCCCCGCTGATCGCCGAGGGGTCCCGAGAGGTGCTGGCCGAGGGCGACACCATCGCGCTCGAGCCCAAGGCCGTGGTGCCCGGCCTGGGGGGCGCGGGCGTGGAGGACACGTTTCTGGTCACGGCCGACGGTCCCGTGCGGCTCACCCCCATGCCCCAGGAGCTGTGGGGGGTGGAGCGTGGACCGACGACCGGCGACCCTTGA
- the rsmD gene encoding 16S rRNA (guanine(966)-N(2))-methyltransferase RsmD — MGNVRITSGTLRGRRVATPAGQGTRPLLTRLRKSLADLLRPRLPGARVLDLFGGSGAVALELLSNGAREAVVVERDRTVAELVGRNARDLGMEGRLRVVADDALRACRSLGRAGERFQVVLVMPPYHRGLQQAALEAVVESGVADPDGVVVVQRHRREAQAEHPGARLVRTRTYGNTAFDFYEIGGGDPS; from the coding sequence ATGGGCAACGTACGCATCACCTCCGGAACCCTGCGCGGCCGGCGGGTGGCCACGCCGGCCGGCCAGGGCACCCGGCCGCTCCTGACCCGGCTCCGGAAGAGCCTGGCCGACCTGCTGCGGCCCCGGCTCCCCGGGGCGCGGGTGCTCGACCTGTTCGGCGGGTCGGGCGCGGTGGCCCTGGAGCTCCTCTCGAACGGGGCCCGGGAGGCCGTGGTGGTGGAGCGGGACCGGACCGTGGCCGAGCTGGTGGGCCGCAACGCCCGGGACCTGGGCATGGAGGGGCGGCTCCGGGTGGTGGCCGACGACGCCCTGCGGGCCTGCCGGTCCCTGGGCCGGGCCGGCGAGCGGTTCCAGGTGGTGCTGGTGATGCCCCCCTACCACCGCGGGCTCCAGCAGGCGGCCCTCGAGGCCGTGGTGGAGTCCGGGGTGGCCGATCCGGACGGGGTGGTGGTGGTCCAGCGCCACCGTCGGGAGGCCCAGGCCGAGCACCCCGGGGCGCGGCTCGTGCGCACCCGCACCTACGGAAACACCGCCTTCGACTTCTACGAGATCGGCGGGGGAGACCCTTCATGA
- a CDS encoding RsmB/NOP family class I SAM-dependent RNA methyltransferase, which yields MSEKIAGVARRPRWAWWGGKVSDVNPRHAVRILRAAAGFEELIWSGGPPLDRALQAHTRARRNMGRNDRAVLAEAVYHLARNREAIRRALPDAVPGDGDLLLLAFLDRMGLADPGKVPHLPGGVAPWLQALGRLERLRAAWVERIGARQKEPIPRSGPVREALEALFSVPGWWFDLGPWDRVGEAVRELARLRRPQELTLRAQAHRTDRGRVLRELREAGVPARPTDRSPWGVRVAGRHNVLRLPLIREGRAEVQDEGSQLVACLCDPKPREKVLDFCAGGGGKALALAAAMGGRGRVVAHDADPARLRDTRRRARRGGLGNIRVEPSAEQVGREAPYDLILVDVPCSSSGTLRRNPDAAWRWTREDLARLTRIQAEILDRVAPWVRPGGFLVYVTCSLLEPENRRQIESFLARHPGFEPAPLGDRTGHAPLLDVPGADRGVLRLPAVLPRYGGDAFFLARLRKGGT from the coding sequence ATGAGCGAGAAGATCGCCGGCGTGGCCCGCCGGCCCCGGTGGGCGTGGTGGGGCGGAAAGGTCTCCGACGTGAACCCCCGTCACGCCGTGCGGATCCTCCGAGCGGCGGCCGGGTTCGAGGAGCTGATCTGGTCGGGGGGGCCGCCCCTGGACCGCGCCCTCCAGGCCCACACCCGGGCCCGCCGAAACATGGGTCGCAACGACCGGGCCGTGCTGGCCGAGGCCGTGTACCACCTGGCCCGGAACCGCGAGGCGATTCGAAGGGCCTTGCCGGACGCGGTGCCTGGCGACGGCGACCTGCTGCTTCTGGCGTTCCTGGACCGGATGGGCCTTGCGGATCCAGGGAAGGTGCCCCACCTCCCCGGCGGGGTCGCCCCGTGGCTCCAGGCCCTGGGGCGGCTGGAGCGGCTGCGGGCGGCGTGGGTGGAGCGGATCGGGGCCCGCCAGAAGGAGCCGATCCCCCGGTCCGGTCCGGTGCGAGAGGCCCTGGAGGCGCTGTTCTCGGTGCCCGGCTGGTGGTTCGACCTGGGCCCGTGGGACCGGGTGGGGGAGGCCGTGCGGGAGCTCGCGCGGCTGCGGCGGCCCCAGGAGCTGACCCTTCGCGCCCAGGCCCACCGGACCGACCGCGGCCGGGTGCTCCGGGAGCTTAGGGAGGCCGGGGTGCCGGCCCGGCCCACCGACCGGAGCCCCTGGGGCGTGCGGGTGGCCGGCCGGCACAACGTGCTCCGGCTCCCCCTGATCCGGGAGGGTCGGGCCGAGGTGCAGGACGAGGGCAGCCAGCTGGTGGCCTGCCTGTGTGACCCCAAGCCCAGGGAGAAGGTGCTCGACTTCTGCGCGGGAGGCGGGGGCAAGGCCTTGGCCCTGGCTGCGGCCATGGGGGGGCGGGGCCGGGTGGTGGCCCACGACGCGGACCCGGCCCGGCTGCGCGACACCCGCCGCCGGGCCCGGCGGGGGGGGCTGGGCAACATCCGGGTCGAGCCGTCGGCCGAGCAGGTGGGGCGCGAGGCACCCTACGACCTGATCCTGGTGGACGTGCCGTGTTCGTCGTCGGGAACCCTTCGCCGCAACCCCGACGCGGCCTGGCGCTGGACCCGGGAGGACCTGGCCCGGCTCACCCGCATCCAGGCCGAGATCCTCGACCGGGTGGCCCCCTGGGTGCGGCCGGGCGGGTTCCTGGTGTACGTGACCTGCAGCCTGCTCGAGCCCGAGAACCGGCGGCAGATCGAGTCGTTCCTCGCCCGCCACCCCGGGTTCGAGCCGGCCCCCCTCGGGGACCGCACCGGCCACGCCCCCCTGCTCGATGTGCCCGGCGCCGACCGCGGCGTCCTGCGGCTGCCCGCCGTGCTGCCCCGCTACGGCGGCGACGCCTTCTTCCTGGCCCGGCTGAGGAAGGGTGGGACGTAG
- a CDS encoding HAD-IIB family hydrolase produces the protein MAPAPLLVFTDLDGTLLDHHTYRWDAAGPALEALDRVGALVVLCSSKTRAEMEAVQADLGLSGPLIVENGGAVVSTGAGVLESGLPDRVGGRPAKVFGTAYAELRRALEALREELGADLRGFGDLSPAEVARVTGLPEDRARLAKAREFDEPFFWEPAPSPAEVARAREILAGRGLRLTRGGRFWHLTGPNDKGRAVAWLIEQVSRLGGRPRTLALGDGENDLPMLCAVDEGVVVERGDGGHLAPLPPGLRKVPGRGPVGWNRAVLDWLARHAGGEP, from the coding sequence GTGGCCCCAGCCCCGCTCCTTGTGTTCACCGATCTCGACGGAACCCTGCTCGACCACCACACCTACCGGTGGGACGCGGCCGGGCCGGCCCTGGAGGCCCTCGACCGGGTCGGGGCCCTCGTGGTCCTGTGCTCCTCCAAGACCCGAGCCGAGATGGAGGCCGTGCAGGCGGACCTGGGCCTGTCGGGCCCCCTGATCGTGGAGAACGGGGGGGCGGTGGTGTCCACGGGGGCGGGGGTGCTGGAGTCCGGGCTCCCGGACCGGGTCGGGGGCCGGCCGGCCAAGGTGTTCGGCACCGCATACGCGGAGCTGCGCCGGGCCCTGGAGGCGCTCCGCGAGGAGCTGGGGGCCGACCTCCGGGGGTTCGGGGACCTGTCCCCGGCCGAGGTGGCCCGGGTCACCGGCCTGCCGGAGGACCGGGCCCGGCTCGCCAAGGCCCGGGAGTTCGACGAGCCGTTCTTTTGGGAGCCCGCGCCGTCGCCCGCGGAGGTGGCCCGGGCCCGGGAGATCCTGGCGGGCCGGGGGCTTCGGCTCACCCGGGGGGGAAGGTTCTGGCATCTCACGGGCCCGAACGACAAGGGTCGGGCCGTGGCGTGGCTGATCGAGCAGGTGTCCCGGCTGGGGGGCCGGCCCCGCACCCTGGCCTTGGGCGACGGGGAGAACGATCTGCCCATGCTGTGCGCGGTGGACGAGGGCGTGGTGGTGGAGAGGGGAGACGGCGGGCACCTGGCCCCCCTGCCCCCTGGCCTGCGGAAGGTGCCGGGCCGGGGGCCGGTGGGTTGGAACCGGGCCGTGCTGGATTGGCTGGCCCGGCACGCGGGGGGGGAGCCGTGA
- a CDS encoding GerMN domain-containing protein: MSRPARRTARGRARRRTRSSPLGWVGWVVLLLLLGSAAGTGWLWWTGRLVPPQDLARLTAVGRARHRVTLYFADPRWTRLVAEEREVPAGLGTTELMGRLVEELSRGPGEDGAAPVLPEGVRVRGAYQGSEGLAILDLDGSTLQGFSAGGASGELLTVFALVNTLVENVPGVREVQILVDGQERETLGGHVKISDPLSPDPDLTGR, encoded by the coding sequence GTGAGCCGTCCGGCTAGGAGGACGGCCCGGGGCCGGGCCCGCCGCCGGACCCGGAGTTCACCCCTGGGTTGGGTGGGGTGGGTGGTCCTGCTCCTGCTGCTCGGCTCGGCCGCCGGAACCGGTTGGCTGTGGTGGACCGGTCGGCTGGTGCCGCCCCAGGACCTGGCCCGCCTGACCGCGGTGGGCCGGGCGCGGCACCGGGTCACCCTGTACTTCGCCGACCCCCGCTGGACCCGGCTGGTGGCCGAGGAGCGGGAGGTGCCGGCCGGCCTGGGAACCACCGAGCTGATGGGGCGCCTCGTGGAGGAGCTGTCCCGGGGCCCGGGGGAGGACGGTGCGGCCCCGGTGCTGCCCGAAGGGGTCCGGGTTCGGGGAGCCTACCAGGGCTCGGAGGGGTTGGCGATCCTCGATCTCGACGGATCCACGCTTCAGGGGTTCTCGGCCGGGGGGGCCTCGGGGGAGCTCCTCACGGTGTTCGCGCTGGTGAACACCCTGGTCGAGAACGTGCCCGGGGTGCGGGAGGTCCAGATCCTGGTGGACGGCCAGGAGCGCGAGACCTTGGGGGGGCACGTGAAGATCTCAGACCCCCTGTCGCCGGATCCCGACCTGACCGGCCGGTGA
- the fusA gene encoding elongation factor G: MKDIRNFGIFAHIDAGKTTLSERILYYTGRTHKIGEVHDGQAVMDWMRQEQERGITITAATTRVEWKGHRLNLIDTPGHVDFTVEVERSLRVLDGAVIVLEAVSGVQPQTETIWRQADRYRVPRIVFVNKMDRVGADFGRSVDSVRERLGAVPVPVVTPLGAEARFRACLDLLRGEVLEWDDADRGATMTRRAPEGDEVAELETRREALLEALADFDDAVAEAFLEGTWPDPNELRKVLRRETLAGRIVPVLAGSALRNKGVQPVLDAVVDYLPSPLDVPPIHGVHPDTGAEEVRRASEKEPFAALAFKIQQDVGRKLTYVRVYSGVFRGGRLYNATRRKVEKPAAVLRLHADKKEREVEARAGDIIALTGLKWTVTGDTLCDQDHPLLLETIAFAPPVISVAVEPERSQDEAKLLEVLERLEEEDPTFHHEVNEETGQTLISGMGELHLEVLVRRMKDDYNLPVQVGRPQVVYKETVEGGAEAEATFDRTLGDKRHWATVRVRVAAADRGVGNRVTLAPAGELPEAVAQAVEQGIREAWLSGELGGYPVEDVDVEVLSVGFDPENPSEMACKVAANQAFREACRSAGPVQLEPIMRVQIQVPDENVGDVIGDINARRGEVRGMSTGAGITEVEALVPLRRMFGYSTDLRSKTQGRGTFQMLFERYDRVTG; this comes from the coding sequence ATGAAAGACATCCGAAACTTTGGAATCTTCGCCCACATCGACGCCGGAAAGACCACCCTTTCCGAGCGGATCCTCTACTACACGGGCCGCACCCACAAGATCGGCGAGGTCCACGACGGCCAGGCCGTCATGGACTGGATGCGCCAAGAGCAGGAGCGGGGCATCACCATCACCGCGGCCACTACCCGGGTGGAGTGGAAGGGGCACCGCCTGAACCTGATCGACACCCCCGGCCACGTGGATTTCACGGTGGAGGTGGAGCGGTCGCTGCGGGTGCTCGACGGCGCCGTGATCGTGCTCGAGGCGGTCTCGGGCGTCCAACCCCAGACCGAGACGATCTGGCGCCAGGCCGACCGGTACCGCGTTCCGCGGATCGTGTTCGTGAACAAGATGGACCGGGTCGGGGCCGACTTCGGCCGCAGCGTGGACAGCGTGCGCGAGAGGTTGGGCGCCGTGCCCGTGCCGGTGGTGACCCCCCTGGGCGCCGAGGCGCGGTTTCGCGCCTGCCTCGACCTGCTTCGGGGCGAGGTGCTGGAGTGGGACGATGCGGACCGGGGCGCCACCATGACCCGCCGGGCCCCCGAGGGGGACGAGGTCGCCGAGCTGGAGACCCGGCGCGAGGCCCTGCTGGAGGCCCTGGCCGACTTCGACGACGCCGTGGCCGAGGCGTTCCTCGAGGGAACCTGGCCCGATCCGAATGAGCTCCGCAAGGTGCTCCGGCGCGAGACCCTGGCGGGCCGGATCGTGCCGGTGCTGGCGGGGTCGGCGCTGCGGAACAAGGGGGTGCAGCCGGTGCTGGACGCCGTGGTGGACTACCTGCCGAGCCCCCTGGACGTGCCCCCCATCCACGGGGTCCATCCGGACACCGGGGCCGAGGAGGTGCGCCGGGCCTCCGAGAAGGAGCCGTTCGCGGCCCTGGCGTTCAAGATCCAGCAGGACGTGGGCCGCAAGCTCACCTACGTGCGGGTGTACTCCGGCGTGTTCCGCGGGGGACGGCTGTACAACGCCACCCGGCGCAAGGTGGAGAAGCCGGCCGCGGTCCTGCGGCTCCACGCCGACAAGAAGGAGCGGGAGGTGGAGGCCCGGGCCGGCGACATCATCGCCCTGACCGGGCTCAAGTGGACGGTCACCGGCGACACCCTGTGCGACCAGGACCACCCCCTGCTCCTCGAGACCATCGCGTTCGCCCCGCCGGTGATCAGCGTGGCCGTGGAGCCGGAGCGCAGCCAGGACGAGGCCAAGCTCCTGGAGGTGCTGGAGCGCCTGGAGGAGGAGGACCCCACCTTCCACCACGAGGTGAACGAGGAGACCGGCCAGACCCTCATCTCGGGCATGGGCGAGCTCCACCTGGAGGTGCTGGTGCGCCGGATGAAGGACGACTACAACCTGCCGGTGCAGGTGGGTCGGCCCCAGGTGGTGTACAAGGAGACCGTGGAGGGCGGGGCCGAGGCCGAGGCCACCTTCGACCGCACCCTGGGCGACAAGCGCCACTGGGCCACGGTGCGGGTGCGGGTGGCCGCGGCCGACCGGGGCGTCGGAAACCGCGTCACCCTGGCCCCGGCCGGGGAGCTGCCCGAGGCGGTGGCCCAGGCCGTGGAGCAGGGGATACGGGAGGCCTGGCTCAGCGGCGAGCTCGGCGGCTACCCCGTGGAGGACGTGGACGTCGAGGTGCTCTCCGTGGGGTTCGACCCAGAGAACCCCAGCGAGATGGCGTGCAAGGTGGCCGCGAACCAGGCGTTCCGCGAGGCGTGCCGGAGCGCCGGCCCGGTGCAGCTCGAGCCGATCATGCGGGTCCAGATCCAGGTGCCCGACGAGAACGTGGGTGACGTGATCGGCGACATCAACGCCCGCCGGGGCGAGGTGCGGGGCATGAGCACCGGGGCCGGCATCACCGAGGTGGAGGCCCTGGTGCCCCTGCGGCGGATGTTCGGCTACTCCACCGACCTCCGGTCCAAGACCCAGGGCCGGGGCACCTTCCAGATGCTGTTCGAGCGGTACGACCGGGTGACGGGGTGA
- a CDS encoding pseudouridine synthase: protein MTPTPPLPILYQDDACVAVAKPAGLLVHPVPKIREKDSVLRRLRDHLGRWVYPVHRLDRATSGALVMALSPEAAQVLAGAFREGRVEKVYHAVVRGWTDPEGEIDRPLKDKETGAVRPARTRYRRLATAELPIPVGPFPTARYSLLEVRPLTGRTHQIRRHLSGIAHPVVGDTVHGDGRHNRMFRERLGVPGLLLHARVLVFPSPATGEPVRVTAPFDERWRRALDALGWTG, encoded by the coding sequence GTGACCCCGACCCCGCCGCTTCCCATCCTCTATCAGGACGATGCCTGCGTGGCGGTGGCCAAGCCCGCAGGGCTCCTGGTCCACCCCGTGCCCAAGATCCGGGAGAAGGACTCGGTCCTCCGGCGGTTGAGGGACCACCTGGGCCGATGGGTCTACCCCGTGCACCGGCTCGACCGGGCCACTTCGGGGGCCCTGGTGATGGCCCTGAGCCCCGAGGCGGCGCAGGTTCTCGCAGGGGCGTTCCGGGAGGGTCGGGTGGAGAAGGTCTACCACGCGGTGGTCCGGGGATGGACCGACCCGGAGGGGGAGATCGACCGGCCCCTCAAGGACAAGGAGACCGGGGCGGTGCGGCCGGCCCGCACCCGGTACCGCCGCCTGGCCACGGCCGAGCTCCCGATCCCGGTGGGGCCGTTCCCCACGGCCCGGTACAGCCTGCTGGAGGTCCGGCCGCTCACCGGCCGCACCCACCAGATCCGCCGGCACCTCTCGGGCATCGCCCACCCCGTCGTGGGCGACACGGTCCACGGCGACGGTCGCCACAACCGCATGTTCCGCGAGCGTCTCGGCGTGCCGGGCCTGTTGCTCCACGCCCGGGTCCTGGTCTTTCCCTCCCCGGCCACGGGCGAGCCGGTCCGGGTCACCGCTCCCTTCGACGAACGCTGGCGCAGGGCCCTGGATGCGTTGGGATGGACGGGCTAG